Proteins from a single region of Scleropages formosus chromosome 22, fSclFor1.1, whole genome shotgun sequence:
- the spmip11 gene encoding testis-expressed protein 49, with product MAFFGITSLGYQDPFAGRKLSSPPETSADPGVETNARSPSESTKQAATSYTHNGSQQKFKEMLKRNQMPRAPNQLYRVPLTDNQQYGWWIEKKEPWMNVSHFPCKNSEMTKFANEMSMTDREFSLF from the exons ATGGCTTTCTTTGGAATCACGAGCTTGGGCTACCAGGATCCGTTTGCAGGCAGAAAATTGTCAAGTCCTCCGGAAACATCAGCTGATCCCG GTGTGGAGACGAATGCCAGAAGCCCCTCAGAAAGCACCAAGCAGGCCGCCACCTCCTACACGCACAACGGCAGCCAGCAGAAATTCAAGGAAATGCTGAAACGGAACCAGATGCCAAGAG CACCCAATCAGCTGTATCGAGTACCTCTCACAGACAACCAGCAATACGGATGGTGGATAGAAAAGAAAGAGCCCTGGATGAATGTCAGCCACTTCCCCTGCAAGAACAGCGAAATGACCAA GTTTGCCAACGAAATGTCCATGACTGACAGAGAGTTCAGCTTGTTCTGA
- the g6pd gene encoding glucose-6-phosphate 1-dehydrogenase: protein MSCLQLSRSEVFGQLRKELHDDKEFHHSDVHIFIIMGASGDLAKKKIYPTLWWLFRDGLLPEQTYFVGFARSNLTVDRIRAASLPYMKVADGEAERLSAFFSRNTYLSGKYDDGSSFSSLHAHLLSLPGGDKANRLFYLALPPSVYRSVTANIRNHCMSTKGWNRVIVEKPFGRDLQSSEELSAHLSALFTEDQIYRIDHYLGKEMVQNLMVLRFGNRIFGPVWNRDSIACVVLTFKEPFGTQGRGGYFDDFGIIRDVMQNHLLQMLSLVAMEKPASTSSDDVRDEKVKVLKCIAPVSLSDVVLGQYVGDPNGEGDAKMGYLDDPTVPKGSNTATFATAVLYVHNERWDGVPFVLRCGKALNERKAEVRLQFTDVPGDIFSSQLRRNELVVRVQPDEAIYAKMMSKKPGVYFSPEETELDLTYRSRYRDVKLPDAYERLILDVFCGSQMHFVRSDELREAWRIFTPLLHQIEEKKIPPIPYTYGSRGPVEADELVKKVGFRYDGTYKWVNPHRL, encoded by the exons ATGAGTTGCCTCCAGCTTTCCCGCTCTGAGGTCTTTGGGCAGCTGAGGAAGGAGCTGCATGATGACAAGGAGTTCCACCACTCGGATGTTcacatcttcatcatcatggGCGCCTCG ggTGATTTGGCCAAAAAGAAAATCTACCCAACACTCTG GTGGCTCTTCCGAGATGGACTCCTCCCGGAGCAGACCTACTTCGTGGGCTTTGCTCGCTCGAACCTAACGGTGGACAGAATCCGTGCTGCCAGCCTTCCGTACATGAAG GTGGCTGACGGTGAGGCGGAGCGCCTGTCTGCCTTCTTCAGCAGGAACACGTACCTCAGCGGGAAGTATGACGACGgcagctccttctccagcctgcaCGCCCACCTGCTCTCGCTGCCCGGCGGCGACAAGGCAAACCGCCTCTTCTACCTGGCTCTGCCCCCCAGTGTGTACCGCAGTGTCACCGCCAACATCAGGAACCACTGCATGAGCACAAA GGGCTGGAATCGTGTGATCGTGGAGAAGCCCTTCGGACGTGACCTTCAGAGCTCCGAAGAGCTCTCTGCCCACCTGTCTGCCCTCTTCACCGAGGACCAGATCTATCGCATCGACCACTATTTGGGCAAAGAGATGGTCCAGAACCTCATGGTGCTAAG GTTTGGCAACAGGATCTTTGGTCCTGTGTGGAATCGGGACAGTATAGCCTGTGTGGTCCTCACCTTCAAGGAGCCCTTTGGCACCCAAGGCCGAGGTGGTTATTTTGATGACTTCGGTATCATCCG TGACGTGATGCAAAACCATTTGCTCCAGATGCTGTCTCTAGTTGCTATGGAGAAGCCTGCCTCCACTAGTTCCGACGACGTGAGGGATGAGAAG GTGAAGGTGCTGAAGTGTATTGCCCCCGTGTCCTTGTCTGATGTGGTGCTGGGGCAGTATGTGGGTGACCCCAACGGTGAGGGGGATGCCAAGATGGGCTACCTGGATGACCCCACAGTCCCCAAAGGCTCCAACACTGCAACCTTTGCCACCGCTGTGCTGTATGTTCACAACGAGAGATGGGATG GCGTTCCATTCGTTCTGCGGTGCGGCAAGGCCCTGAACGAGCGCAAGGCTGAGGTGCGGCTGCAGTTCACAGACGTTCCCGGCGACATCTTCAGCAGCCAGCTGCGGCGGAACGAGCTCGTGGTGCGCGTGCAACCCGATGAGGCCATCTATGCCAAGATGATGAGCAAGAAGCCAGGCGTGTACTTCAGCCCCGAGGAGACCGAGCTGGACCTCACCTACCGTAGCCGGTACCGG GATGTGAAGCTCCCAGATGCCTACGAACGCCTCATTCTGGATGTGTTCTGTGGGAGTCAGATGCACTTTGTACGCAG TGATGAGCTTAGGGAAGCCTGGAGGATTTTCACTCCTCTGCTTCATCAGATTGAAGAGAAGAAGATTCCTCCCATCCCCTATACTTATGGAAG
- the LOC108918221 gene encoding polypeptide N-acetylgalactosaminyltransferase 6-like isoform X1, with protein sequence MHVCHSCHFSPLKLALLGTTTLLLLLLVMHWDIGRKSSAEPWFPDRLVRKERVKQVVSRSDVNLALQIGAPLDPPLRHGANLNSSCQPGFYSPSDLRPYLERPPQSPTVPGADGKAFVMGQLSAEELVEKQEGMKKTSFNQFASDRISVHRSLGKDTRHPDCVEHRFRRCPPLPSTSVIIVFHNEAWSTLLRTVYSVLHTVPAAFLTEVLLVDDASTQAHLQANLETHMRLLKVVRVVRQAERKGLVAARLLGAREARGEVLTFLDSHCECFDGWLEPLLARIREEPTAVVSPEIASIDKDTFMFNKPMAYPRTRNRGIFHWDLTFGWEAVPQHERERRKNETYPIKTPAIAGGLFAVSKEYFERIGTYDGKMEIWGGENLEMSFRVWLCGGQLEIIPCSVVGHVFRSKSPHTFPEGTGVVVRNQVRLAEVWMGSYKEIFYRRKRAAAVIARMNKFGDISERLQLRERLHCRNFTWYLENIYPEVFIPDLNPIMHGAIKNLDSKQCLDVGEDNAGGKRVILYRCHNMGGKQYFEYTSRKELQHYVKKQLCLHATPKSEPVKLEMCQFRGPGTTVAPRQVWDFTMEKLLLNPFSKQCLTIQGDLVVMDRCNSNINQRWAFV encoded by the exons ATGCATGTGTGCCACTCCTGTCACTTCTCACCTCTCAAGCTGGCACTGCTGGGCACCACCACATTGCTGCTCTTGCTCTTGGTGATGCACTGGGACATCGGACGCAAGTCCTCGGCGGAGCCGTGGTTCCCAGACCGGCTTGTGAGGAAGGAGCGGGTCAAGCAGGTGGTCAGCAGATCTGATGTCAACCTGGCCTTACAAATTGGTGCCCCCCTAGACCCTCCCCTCAGACATGGGGCAAACCTCAACAGCAGCTGCCAGCCTGGATTCTACAGTCCCAGTGATCTAAGGCCTTATCTGGAGAGGCCTCCTCAAAGCCCTACGGTGCCGGGAGCTGATGGGAAAGCCTTTGTGATGGGCCAGCTGTCAGCCGAGGAGTTGGTTGAGAAGCAGGAGGGCATGAAGAAAACCTCCTTCAACCAATTTGCCAGCGATCGCATTTCTGTGCACCGCAGCCTGGGCAAAGACACGCGGCACCCAGA TTGTGTTGAGCACAGGTTCCGTCGCTGCCCTCCTCTACCCAGCACCAGTGTGATCATTGTCTTCCACAATGAGGCCTGGTCCACGCTCCTGCGCACTGTCTACAGTGTCCTCCACACAGTCCCAGCAGCCTTTCTCACAGAGGTCTTGCTGGTGGATGATGCAAGCACCCAAG CACACTTACAGGCCAACCTGGAGACACACATGAGGCTCTTGAAGGTTGTGCGAGTGGTGCGGCAAGCGGAGAGGAAGGGTCTGGTTGCTGCCAGGCTGCTGGGGGCCAGGGAGGCTCGAGGGGAGGTGCTCACCTTCTTGGACTCCCATT GTGAATGTTTTGATGGTTGGCTGGAGCCTCTGCTGGCACGGATTAGGGAGGAGCCCACTGCAGTGGTGAGCCCTGAAATCGCCTCTATCGACAAAGACACCTTCATGTTCAACAAGCCAATGGCCTACCCCCGCACTCGCAACCGCGGCATATTCCACTGGGACCTGACCTTTGGCTGGGAGGCTGTTCCACAGCACGAGAGGGAAAGACGCAAGAATGAGACGTACCCCATCAA GACTCCTGCAATTGCCGGTGGCCTTTTTGCAGTCTCCAAGGAATACTTTGAGCGTATTGGAACTTACGATGGCAAGATGGAGATTTGGGGAGGGGAGAACTTGGAGATGTCCTTCAGG GTTTGGCTCTGTGGGGGACAGCTGGAGATCATTCCCTGCTCTGTGGTTGGGCATGTTTTTCGCAGTAAGAGCCCCCACACCTTTCCTGAGGGAACCGGGGTTGTTGTGCGGAACCAGGTGCGTTTGGCTGAGGTGTGGATGGGCAGTTACAAAGAGATCTTCTACCGGAGGAAACGCGCCGCTGCCGTAATTGCAAGAATG AACAAGTTTGGGGATATATCTGAACGCTTACAACTGCGAGAGAGGCTGCACTGTAGAAACTTTACGTGGTACCTGGAGAACATCTACCCAGAGGTTTTCATCCCAGACCTGAATCCCATCATGCATGGAGCG ATCAAGAACTTGGACTCAAAGCAGTGTCTTGATGTGGGGGAGGACAATGCAGGAGGCAAACGGGTGATTTTGTACAGGTGTCACAACATGGGTGGAAAACAG TACTTTGAGTACACTTCACGCAAAGAGCTGCAGCACTATGTAAAGAAGCAGCTGTGTCTTCATGCAACCCCAAAATCGGAACCTGTTAAACTTGAAATGTGCCAATTCAGAGGCCCTGGAACCACTGTTGCCCCCAGACAAGTGTGGGACTTCACTATG gagaAGCTGCTGCTGAACCCATTCTCGAAGCAGTGCTTGACCATACAAGGGGACCTAGTAGTGATGGATCGCTGTAACTCGAACATCAATCAACGCTGGGCCTTTGTGTAA
- the LOC108918221 gene encoding polypeptide N-acetylgalactosaminyltransferase 6-like isoform X2: MHVCHSCHFSPLKLALLGTTTLLLLLLVMHWDIGRKSSAEPWFPDRLVRKERVKQVVSRSDVNLALQIGAPLDPPLRHGANLNSSCQPGFYSPSDLRPYLERPPQSPTVPGADGKAFVMGQLSAEELVEKQEGMKKTSFNQFASDRISVHRSLGKDTRHPDCVEHRFRRCPPLPSTSVIIVFHNEAWSTLLRTVYSVLHTVPAAFLTEVLLVDDASTQAHLQANLETHMRLLKVVRVVRQAERKGLVAARLLGAREARGEVLTFLDSHCECFDGWLEPLLARIREEPTAVVSPEIASIDKDTFMFNKPMAYPRTRNRGIFHWDLTFGWEAVPQHERERRKNETYPIKTPAIAGGLFAVSKEYFERIGTYDGKMEIWGGENLEMSFRVWLCGGQLEIIPCSVVGHVFRSKSPHTFPEGTGVVVRNQVRLAEVWMGSYKEIFYRRKRAAAVIARMNKFGDISERLQLRERLHCRNFTWYLENIYPEVFIPDLNPIMHGAIKNLDSKQCLDVGEDNAGGKRVILYRCHNMGGKQYFEYTSRKELQHYVKKQLCLHATPKSEPVKLEMCQFRGPGTTVAPRQVWDFTMVCYCNCQSAYLWQ, translated from the exons ATGCATGTGTGCCACTCCTGTCACTTCTCACCTCTCAAGCTGGCACTGCTGGGCACCACCACATTGCTGCTCTTGCTCTTGGTGATGCACTGGGACATCGGACGCAAGTCCTCGGCGGAGCCGTGGTTCCCAGACCGGCTTGTGAGGAAGGAGCGGGTCAAGCAGGTGGTCAGCAGATCTGATGTCAACCTGGCCTTACAAATTGGTGCCCCCCTAGACCCTCCCCTCAGACATGGGGCAAACCTCAACAGCAGCTGCCAGCCTGGATTCTACAGTCCCAGTGATCTAAGGCCTTATCTGGAGAGGCCTCCTCAAAGCCCTACGGTGCCGGGAGCTGATGGGAAAGCCTTTGTGATGGGCCAGCTGTCAGCCGAGGAGTTGGTTGAGAAGCAGGAGGGCATGAAGAAAACCTCCTTCAACCAATTTGCCAGCGATCGCATTTCTGTGCACCGCAGCCTGGGCAAAGACACGCGGCACCCAGA TTGTGTTGAGCACAGGTTCCGTCGCTGCCCTCCTCTACCCAGCACCAGTGTGATCATTGTCTTCCACAATGAGGCCTGGTCCACGCTCCTGCGCACTGTCTACAGTGTCCTCCACACAGTCCCAGCAGCCTTTCTCACAGAGGTCTTGCTGGTGGATGATGCAAGCACCCAAG CACACTTACAGGCCAACCTGGAGACACACATGAGGCTCTTGAAGGTTGTGCGAGTGGTGCGGCAAGCGGAGAGGAAGGGTCTGGTTGCTGCCAGGCTGCTGGGGGCCAGGGAGGCTCGAGGGGAGGTGCTCACCTTCTTGGACTCCCATT GTGAATGTTTTGATGGTTGGCTGGAGCCTCTGCTGGCACGGATTAGGGAGGAGCCCACTGCAGTGGTGAGCCCTGAAATCGCCTCTATCGACAAAGACACCTTCATGTTCAACAAGCCAATGGCCTACCCCCGCACTCGCAACCGCGGCATATTCCACTGGGACCTGACCTTTGGCTGGGAGGCTGTTCCACAGCACGAGAGGGAAAGACGCAAGAATGAGACGTACCCCATCAA GACTCCTGCAATTGCCGGTGGCCTTTTTGCAGTCTCCAAGGAATACTTTGAGCGTATTGGAACTTACGATGGCAAGATGGAGATTTGGGGAGGGGAGAACTTGGAGATGTCCTTCAGG GTTTGGCTCTGTGGGGGACAGCTGGAGATCATTCCCTGCTCTGTGGTTGGGCATGTTTTTCGCAGTAAGAGCCCCCACACCTTTCCTGAGGGAACCGGGGTTGTTGTGCGGAACCAGGTGCGTTTGGCTGAGGTGTGGATGGGCAGTTACAAAGAGATCTTCTACCGGAGGAAACGCGCCGCTGCCGTAATTGCAAGAATG AACAAGTTTGGGGATATATCTGAACGCTTACAACTGCGAGAGAGGCTGCACTGTAGAAACTTTACGTGGTACCTGGAGAACATCTACCCAGAGGTTTTCATCCCAGACCTGAATCCCATCATGCATGGAGCG ATCAAGAACTTGGACTCAAAGCAGTGTCTTGATGTGGGGGAGGACAATGCAGGAGGCAAACGGGTGATTTTGTACAGGTGTCACAACATGGGTGGAAAACAG TACTTTGAGTACACTTCACGCAAAGAGCTGCAGCACTATGTAAAGAAGCAGCTGTGTCTTCATGCAACCCCAAAATCGGAACCTGTTAAACTTGAAATGTGCCAATTCAGAGGCCCTGGAACCACTGTTGCCCCCAGACAAGTGTGGGACTTCACTATGGTATGTTACTGCAATTGTCAGTCAGCATATCTGTGGCAGTAA